The Elusimicrobiota bacterium genome has a window encoding:
- the galT gene encoding galactose-1-phosphate uridylyltransferase, with amino-acid sequence MPELRRDPIMGRWVIISTERGKRPLDYGREGEEETNKPCPFCEGNESATPAETLAYRQAGMVKDGPGWWVRVVPNKFPALQIEGSMHRTGEGMYDRMAGIGAHEVIIETPEHKKDFADLSDHQVEEIFWAYRDRIMDLKKDPRFEYILVFKNRGAAAGASLVHPHSQLIALPVVPLRARQLINGSKNYYEYKERCVVCDMNAQETASQTRIITENDDFIAYCPFSSRFPFEIKVVPKHHDAVYEDAQKHEIGNLARIMKICMYKLKRVLDDPPYNFLIHNSPIREVHNQFFHWHLEIIPKLVKVAGFEWGSGFYINPTPPEEAAQFLREAE; translated from the coding sequence ATGCCAGAACTTCGGCGTGATCCTATTATGGGACGTTGGGTAATTATTTCTACTGAACGCGGAAAACGGCCTCTGGATTATGGGCGTGAAGGTGAAGAAGAAACTAATAAGCCGTGCCCGTTTTGTGAGGGGAATGAATCAGCAACACCGGCAGAAACGCTTGCGTACCGCCAGGCGGGGATGGTGAAGGACGGGCCCGGGTGGTGGGTACGCGTAGTGCCGAATAAGTTTCCTGCGTTGCAGATTGAAGGGTCAATGCATCGTACCGGTGAAGGGATGTATGACCGTATGGCTGGGATTGGTGCGCATGAGGTTATTATTGAAACACCGGAACATAAGAAAGATTTTGCTGATCTTTCTGATCATCAGGTTGAAGAAATATTTTGGGCATACCGTGACCGTATAATGGACCTGAAAAAAGATCCGAGGTTTGAGTATATACTTGTCTTCAAAAACCGCGGTGCCGCAGCCGGTGCGTCGTTAGTGCATCCGCATTCGCAGTTGATTGCGTTGCCGGTTGTGCCGTTACGCGCTAGGCAGTTGATTAACGGGTCAAAAAATTATTATGAGTATAAAGAACGTTGTGTGGTATGCGATATGAACGCGCAGGAGACTGCGTCACAGACACGGATTATAACGGAGAATGATGATTTTATCGCGTATTGCCCGTTCTCCAGCAGGTTCCCGTTTGAGATTAAGGTTGTGCCGAAGCATCATGACGCTGTGTATGAGGACGCTCAAAAACATGAGATCGGTAATCTCGCGAGGATTATGAAAATCTGTATGTACAAACTAAAACGCGTGCTTGATGATCCGCCGTATAATTTTTTGATACATAACTCGCCGATCCGCGAGGTGCATAACCAGTTTTTTCATTGGCATCTTGAGATCATACCGAAACTCGTGAAGGTTGCGGGGTTTGAGTGGGGTTCAGGGTTCTATATTAACCCGACACCTCCGGAGGAAGCGGCACAGTTTTTGCGTGAGGCTGAATAA
- the glgA gene encoding glycogen synthase GlgA, producing MKVAFAVSECVPFAKTGGLADVAGALVKALKKRKADVCLVMPKYKNIDVEKFKLKPLINSLLIPIGGGLQVANVWVGKLDRTINVYFIENEQYFGREELYRTAAGGDYADNAERFIFFSRAVLETLKAVDFQPDVLHCHDWQTGLIPAYLRTIYLLDGFYRHTASVFTIHNIAFQGFFPPEVMSTAGFAWFDFTPDKLEYYGQVNFMKAAITFANVITTVSPTYAKEIQESHELGRGMENVLGGRSEDLYGIVNGIDLAEWNPEKDEYLPKNYTVKSLENKVECKQALFEELGWPVDLTIPVLGMVSRLDPLKGFDLLAQAVHTLMQREIRLVILGRGDSMYEAALTKMAEKFPDRIAVKLDFNEPMAHKIYAGVDMFLMPSRFEPCGLAQMIAMRYGTVPVVHTTGGLADTVVDYSPETKKGNGIAFTEYNCDAFLAAIDRGIALYNDKEQWGKILKNAMAGNFSWEKSVRKYQELYKLAIQKREAFNP from the coding sequence ATGAAAGTTGCATTTGCAGTATCGGAATGCGTACCGTTTGCGAAAACAGGCGGGCTGGCGGATGTCGCAGGGGCGTTAGTGAAAGCTTTAAAAAAACGTAAGGCTGATGTTTGTCTTGTAATGCCGAAATATAAGAATATTGATGTTGAAAAGTTTAAACTTAAACCTTTGATCAACTCATTGCTTATCCCGATCGGCGGCGGGTTGCAGGTTGCAAATGTGTGGGTAGGTAAGCTTGACCGCACGATAAACGTGTATTTTATTGAGAATGAACAGTATTTCGGGCGTGAAGAATTGTACCGCACAGCGGCTGGGGGGGATTATGCGGATAACGCTGAACGGTTCATCTTTTTCTCGCGGGCAGTGCTTGAAACCTTAAAAGCTGTGGATTTCCAGCCGGATGTCCTGCATTGTCATGACTGGCAGACCGGGTTGATCCCTGCGTACCTGCGGACAATATATCTGCTGGATGGGTTTTATCGGCATACAGCGTCGGTGTTTACCATCCATAACATCGCGTTCCAGGGATTTTTCCCGCCGGAAGTAATGAGTACCGCGGGATTTGCGTGGTTTGATTTCACACCGGATAAACTTGAGTACTACGGGCAGGTTAACTTTATGAAAGCAGCAATAACATTCGCGAATGTTATCACTACAGTAAGCCCGACCTATGCAAAAGAAATTCAGGAATCTCATGAGCTCGGAAGAGGGATGGAGAACGTTTTAGGCGGGCGTAGTGAGGATTTGTACGGTATCGTAAACGGTATTGATTTAGCTGAGTGGAACCCCGAGAAAGATGAGTACTTACCTAAGAATTATACTGTAAAATCTTTGGAGAATAAGGTTGAGTGTAAACAGGCGTTGTTTGAAGAACTTGGATGGCCGGTAGATCTTACAATACCGGTACTAGGAATGGTTTCACGGTTGGATCCTCTAAAAGGGTTTGACCTGCTTGCACAGGCGGTGCATACGCTTATGCAGCGTGAAATTAGGTTGGTAATCCTTGGCCGCGGGGATTCTATGTATGAAGCTGCGTTGACTAAGATGGCGGAAAAGTTTCCGGACCGTATCGCCGTTAAACTTGATTTTAATGAACCTATGGCTCATAAGATTTATGCGGGAGTTGATATGTTTCTTATGCCGTCAAGGTTTGAACCTTGCGGGTTAGCTCAGATGATTGCAATGCGGTACGGGACTGTGCCGGTAGTGCATACCACCGGAGGGTTGGCGGATACTGTAGTGGATTATAGCCCGGAAACAAAAAAAGGGAATGGTATTGCGTTTACGGAATATAACTGCGACGCATTCCTTGCGGCAATTGACCGGGGGATCGCGTTGTATAACGATAAAGAGCAGTGGGGTAAGATTTTAAAGAACGCGATGGCCGGGAATTTTTCGTGGGAAAAATCTGTCCGGAAATATCAGGAATTGTATAAGCTTGCTATACAGAAACGCGAGGCGTTTAACCCGTAA
- a CDS encoding elongation factor G: MKTYETANIRNVCLLGGSGTGKTTCVEGIMFSLGLTTRFGSVEDGNTVSDFTDEEKERRSSLYASLMSVEYEGKVKLNIFDAPGFADFYGETFGAIYASDNAVFVLDATADVDADTETLWDECVKRGIPKIVVVNKLDKENANARTCLNKLNEKLGIQAVMFQLPIGEAQNFSGIVDVLSGKAFKYTDGKPAGIEVPADLKAALAEQRDKLIESIAAEDEKLIEKYLEGKGLTDEELQAGLLNGLRSGKIVPVLCLSSTQRVGIDQLLNFVSSYLPSPAGRKYKNKDGEEFEVGKQKELAAVVFKTYLEPHTGKVSYIKVLSGELKGGSDVYNVTRRVSERIGQVSTASGAVRSEVAKVVAGDICTLVKMKETLTNNTLASDNKQQEVAKIEFLDPKLEMAVYSNNKGEEDKLATGLAAVVQEDPTLRFYFTTETREWILSGLGMVQLDNVVKKIQARANVKIELQKPKIPYKETVKGKVEQQGKFKRQSGGKGQYGDCWLKIEPLERSAGYEFVDNISQGRIPKNYIPSIEKGIKEAMEQGIIAGYNLVDVRVTLFDGSYHEVDSSDMAFKIAGRMAMQKCVETANPTILEPIMNLEIQTPDDFVGAIMGDLNSRRGRVLGIEREGKKQVIKATVPLSEMFKYAADLRSLTKGAGQFKMTVSHLEEAPFPVRQKLIEEFKAKGGRKDEE, translated from the coding sequence ATGAAAACGTATGAGACTGCAAACATCAGGAACGTGTGCCTGCTTGGCGGTTCGGGGACAGGGAAAACTACGTGTGTTGAAGGTATTATGTTTTCTCTGGGGTTAACCACCCGGTTCGGCAGTGTGGAGGACGGGAATACGGTATCAGATTTTACCGATGAGGAAAAGGAACGCAGGAGTTCACTCTACGCGTCATTAATGTCTGTGGAGTACGAAGGTAAGGTTAAACTAAACATATTTGATGCGCCGGGGTTCGCTGATTTTTATGGGGAAACGTTTGGCGCAATCTATGCTTCGGATAATGCAGTATTTGTGCTTGACGCTACTGCAGATGTTGATGCGGATACTGAAACGTTATGGGATGAATGCGTTAAACGCGGAATACCTAAGATCGTTGTGGTTAATAAACTGGATAAGGAAAACGCGAATGCGCGTACCTGCTTGAATAAACTTAATGAAAAACTCGGGATCCAGGCTGTAATGTTCCAGTTGCCGATAGGTGAGGCACAGAATTTTTCGGGGATCGTTGATGTCCTCAGCGGGAAGGCGTTTAAGTATACCGACGGTAAACCCGCAGGGATTGAAGTTCCCGCTGATCTTAAGGCCGCACTGGCGGAACAACGGGATAAGCTTATTGAATCAATCGCTGCAGAGGATGAAAAACTTATTGAAAAATATCTTGAAGGTAAAGGCCTTACTGACGAAGAACTTCAGGCTGGGTTGTTAAACGGGTTGAGGTCAGGCAAAATTGTGCCGGTTCTGTGTTTATCGTCCACACAGAGAGTGGGGATCGATCAGTTATTGAATTTTGTTAGTTCATACCTCCCGTCACCCGCAGGGAGGAAGTATAAGAATAAGGATGGTGAGGAATTTGAGGTCGGGAAACAGAAAGAACTCGCGGCGGTTGTATTCAAAACATACCTTGAACCGCATACCGGCAAGGTTTCCTATATAAAAGTTTTATCCGGTGAACTCAAGGGCGGGAGTGATGTTTATAATGTCACCCGCCGTGTGTCAGAACGTATCGGGCAGGTATCCACCGCATCGGGTGCTGTACGGTCTGAAGTCGCGAAAGTTGTTGCGGGTGATATCTGTACGCTTGTCAAGATGAAAGAAACGCTGACTAATAATACGCTTGCATCGGATAATAAACAGCAGGAAGTTGCAAAGATTGAATTCCTTGACCCAAAACTTGAGATGGCGGTGTATTCCAACAACAAGGGTGAGGAAGATAAACTCGCAACCGGCCTTGCGGCGGTGGTACAGGAAGATCCGACACTGCGGTTTTATTTTACAACAGAAACACGGGAATGGATTTTATCCGGGCTGGGGATGGTGCAGCTCGATAATGTCGTGAAGAAAATTCAGGCACGCGCGAATGTTAAGATTGAACTTCAAAAACCAAAGATTCCGTATAAGGAAACTGTTAAGGGTAAGGTTGAACAACAGGGGAAGTTTAAACGGCAATCCGGGGGAAAAGGGCAGTACGGGGATTGCTGGTTAAAGATTGAGCCTCTGGAACGCAGTGCAGGGTATGAATTTGTTGATAATATCTCCCAGGGGCGTATCCCAAAGAATTATATTCCGTCAATTGAAAAAGGTATTAAGGAAGCTATGGAACAAGGTATTATCGCGGGGTATAATCTTGTGGACGTAAGGGTAACACTGTTTGACGGGTCGTACCATGAAGTTGATTCTTCTGATATGGCGTTCAAGATCGCGGGGCGTATGGCTATGCAGAAATGCGTGGAAACCGCTAATCCTACAATACTTGAACCGATCATGAATCTTGAGATTCAAACACCGGATGATTTTGTCGGTGCTATTATGGGTGACCTTAATTCGCGGAGAGGTAGGGTTCTGGGGATTGAGCGTGAAGGTAAGAAACAGGTGATCAAAGCTACGGTGCCGTTATCCGAAATGTTTAAGTACGCAGCGGATCTAAGGTCATTAACCAAAGGCGCGGGGCAGTTTAAGATGACAGTATCGCATCTGGAAGAAGCGCCGTTCCCGGTACGCCAGAAGTTGATTGAAGAGTTTAAGGCTAAGGGCGGGAGAAAAGACGAAGAATAG
- the scpB gene encoding SMC-Scp complex subunit ScpB, producing the protein MEKEDIKKVIETLLFISSNPISSTRFAEVLKAKEEDVKAALDELVRDYEPRALQVQEIANGYVISTRKEFSQWIREFFKEKTALRLSNSALETLSIIAYKQPVTRAEIEQIRGVDIGGVIDKLLERKLIKMVGRKETIGKPMLYGTTEQFLKYFGLKTIADLPPMEEFSKDNAAAAVNVEDENIIEERTDDNENV; encoded by the coding sequence ATGGAAAAAGAGGATATTAAGAAAGTTATTGAAACGTTATTGTTTATAAGTTCCAACCCAATATCGTCAACGCGGTTCGCTGAAGTGTTGAAGGCAAAGGAAGAGGATGTAAAGGCTGCGTTGGATGAGTTGGTACGGGATTATGAACCCCGTGCTTTACAGGTGCAGGAGATTGCAAACGGGTATGTGATATCTACACGTAAAGAGTTCAGCCAGTGGATCCGCGAGTTTTTTAAGGAAAAAACTGCGTTGCGGTTGTCAAACTCGGCATTAGAAACATTATCAATTATTGCGTATAAACAGCCGGTTACCCGCGCGGAGATCGAGCAGATACGCGGGGTGGATATCGGCGGGGTGATTGATAAACTGCTGGAACGTAAACTTATCAAGATGGTTGGGCGTAAGGAAACTATCGGGAAGCCTATGTTATACGGTACGACGGAACAGTTCTTAAAATATTTTGGGTTAAAAACAATTGCGGACCTTCCTCCGATGGAGGAGTTCAGTAAGGATAACGCCGCTGCGGCGGTTAATGTTGAAGACGAAAATATTATTGAGGAAAGGACAGACGATAATGAAAACGTATGA